One segment of Dolichospermum sp. DET69 DNA contains the following:
- a CDS encoding Gldg family protein — MNKNKLWKLVFWLGPFFLAAGLTIGLISEKWGIIPLLLTIIGLAICTFWVIVQSQQSKWWQKRSTQSGTNAFVATLSVLVILGLINFLGIRYHLRLDLTDTQLFTLSPQSRELVSNLPETMKVWLFTKEQNTQDRELLDNYHRQSQQFKFEYIDPQLKPEKAEKFGVKDYGEVYLEFQNKRQLVQTINENERLSEIKLTTRLQQITSSITAKIYFLQGHGEHPLSANKGAISQAIKGLTDKNFTTSALNLAEQPQVPDDATVIVIAGPQKELLAGEVTALQNYLNRGGNLLLMIDPNTNPKIDTILKDWGVRLDNRLAVDTSGQSLQLGPAAILVTEYGQHPITKDFGKNISVYPLTRPLEIDPVSGIESMALLKTKPYPSSWAESDQKSEKLEFNEGQDLKGPLTLGVALTRKSSIPTNSPTVIPTTSPTVIPKTSPTVIPTTSPTAIPKTSPTAIPKTSPTAIPKTSLTAIPKTSPTAIPKTSPTAIPKTSPTAIPTTSPTAIPTTSPTAIPTTSPTAIPTTSPTAIPTTSLTTTKESRLVVFGNSNFAVDGLFEQQLNGDVFLNSVSWLSQQDQQLLSIRPKEPKNRRIIISIPQANLLTIAAVFVLPLIGLITGFLIWWKRR; from the coding sequence ATGAATAAAAATAAACTTTGGAAACTTGTATTTTGGCTAGGACCATTCTTTTTAGCTGCTGGCTTAACCATTGGTTTGATATCAGAAAAATGGGGAATAATCCCTTTATTATTAACAATAATAGGTTTGGCAATTTGTACCTTTTGGGTAATAGTACAAAGTCAACAAAGTAAATGGTGGCAAAAACGTTCTACCCAGTCCGGTACTAATGCTTTTGTCGCTACTTTATCGGTATTAGTAATCTTAGGATTAATTAACTTTTTAGGTATTCGCTACCATCTGCGTCTAGACTTAACAGATACTCAGCTATTTACCTTATCTCCTCAATCAAGGGAATTAGTGAGTAATTTACCAGAAACAATGAAAGTTTGGTTATTTACTAAAGAACAAAATACCCAAGATCGGGAATTATTAGATAACTATCATCGTCAAAGTCAACAGTTTAAATTTGAGTATATTGATCCTCAATTAAAACCAGAAAAAGCCGAAAAATTTGGAGTTAAAGATTATGGCGAAGTTTATCTAGAATTTCAAAACAAACGGCAATTAGTCCAGACAATCAATGAAAATGAACGACTATCAGAAATAAAATTAACTACCCGCTTACAACAAATTACCAGTTCTATAACTGCTAAAATTTACTTTCTTCAAGGCCATGGTGAACACCCACTCTCAGCTAATAAAGGGGCAATTTCTCAAGCAATTAAAGGATTAACTGATAAAAACTTTACTACATCAGCTTTAAATTTAGCAGAACAGCCGCAAGTCCCTGATGATGCTACTGTTATAGTTATCGCTGGACCACAAAAAGAATTATTGGCAGGGGAAGTTACAGCTTTACAAAATTATCTTAATCGTGGTGGTAACTTGTTGTTAATGATTGATCCTAATACCAACCCCAAAATAGACACTATTTTAAAAGATTGGGGTGTGCGTTTAGATAATCGCTTGGCCGTTGATACTTCTGGACAAAGTTTGCAACTTGGCCCTGCTGCTATTTTAGTAACGGAATATGGACAACATCCTATTACTAAAGATTTTGGCAAAAATATTTCTGTATATCCTTTAACTCGTCCTCTGGAAATTGATCCTGTGTCTGGTATTGAGTCTATGGCTTTATTGAAAACTAAACCCTATCCCAGCAGTTGGGCAGAAAGTGATCAAAAAAGTGAAAAATTAGAGTTTAATGAAGGTCAAGATTTAAAGGGTCCTTTAACTTTAGGGGTAGCATTAACTAGAAAGTCATCAATTCCTACAAATTCACCAACTGTAATTCCCACAACTTCACCAACTGTAATTCCTAAAACTTCACCAACTGTAATTCCCACAACTTCACCAACTGCAATTCCTAAAACTTCACCAACTGCAATTCCTAAAACTTCACCAACTGCAATTCCTAAAACTTCACTAACCGCAATTCCTAAAACTTCACCAACCGCAATTCCTAAAACTTCACCAACTGCAATTCCTAAAACTTCACCAACTGCAATTCCTACAACTTCACCAACTGCAATTCCCACAACTTCACCAACTGCAATTCCCACAACTTCACCAACTGCAATTCCTACAACTTCACCAACTGCAATTCCTACAACTTCACTAACAACTACTAAAGAATCAAGATTAGTAGTATTTGGAAACTCAAATTTTGCCGTTGATGGTTTATTTGAACAACAATTAAATGGAGATGTATTTCTCAACTCAGTTAGTTGGTTAAGTCAACAAGATCAACAACTTCTCTCAATTCGTCCGAAAGAACCAAAAAATCGCCGTATTATCATATCAATTCCCCAAGCTAACTTGTTAACAATAGCTGCCGTGTTCGTATTACCTTTAATTGGTTTAATCACAGGGTTTCTGATTTGGTGGAAACGCCGATGA
- a CDS encoding GNAT family N-acetyltransferase yields MQLTDSFDAFDHYLIEPLGKKHNRAAFCCGVDQLDDYFQKQAGQDARKRIAAPFVLVEKSSGFIAGYYTLSSTSIKLGELPGEITKKLPKYPQLPATLLGRLAIDQNHRQKGLGEMLLMDALYRSLQNEIATLAVVVEAKNDQARSFYEHYQFTCFPDYSHRLFLMMETIAKLMD; encoded by the coding sequence GTGCAATTAACAGATAGTTTTGATGCTTTTGATCATTATTTAATAGAGCCGCTAGGAAAAAAGCATAACCGAGCGGCTTTTTGTTGTGGTGTTGATCAATTAGATGATTATTTCCAAAAACAAGCTGGGCAAGATGCACGTAAACGCATAGCTGCCCCATTCGTTTTAGTAGAAAAAAGTTCTGGTTTCATCGCTGGTTATTACACACTATCATCAACAAGTATTAAATTAGGAGAATTACCTGGAGAAATAACCAAAAAACTGCCAAAATATCCTCAACTGCCTGCAACTCTTTTAGGTAGATTAGCTATTGATCAAAATCATCGTCAAAAAGGTTTGGGTGAAATGTTGTTAATGGATGCCCTATATCGAAGTTTGCAAAACGAAATTGCTACACTGGCTGTAGTTGTTGAAGCTAAGAATGATCAAGCCCGATCTTTTTATGAGCATTATCAATTTACTTGCTTTCCTGATTATTCTCATCGGCTTTTTTTGATGATGGAAACAATAGCTAAATTAATGGACTGA
- a CDS encoding ABC transporter permease subunit, whose protein sequence is MGIVIANIIAIYRRELQSYFVSPLAYGIASTFWFLAGLFFVMILLGPEGILVTVSSYDLQGQQFGVPSPAIDVPYEFVRAFLDRMGWLMLFILPILSMGLYAEERKRGTLELLATSPITNWAVAVGKLLGVLTFFLTMFLPLMALEAIALSSSNPPVSPIIPLLGHLGLLLLAAAILSLGMFISSLTDSTILAAVLTFALVILLLFIDLIAKVIPGPMGEAISHLSLLKHYNTLIQGIFDTSGLILFASYIILGIFLTAQSIDALRFQRQ, encoded by the coding sequence ATGGGTATAGTCATTGCTAATATTATTGCCATTTATCGTCGAGAACTACAGAGTTATTTTGTTTCACCATTAGCCTATGGAATAGCTAGTACATTTTGGTTTTTAGCTGGGTTATTTTTCGTGATGATTTTGTTAGGTCCAGAAGGAATTTTAGTAACAGTTTCTAGCTATGATTTACAAGGACAACAATTTGGAGTTCCATCCCCAGCAATAGATGTTCCTTATGAATTTGTGCGGGCATTTTTAGATAGAATGGGCTGGTTAATGTTATTTATATTGCCTATTCTATCAATGGGACTTTATGCCGAAGAACGAAAACGCGGAACTTTAGAACTATTAGCCACATCACCAATTACTAATTGGGCTGTAGCCGTAGGTAAATTATTAGGAGTTTTAACATTTTTCTTGACAATGTTTTTACCTTTAATGGCATTAGAAGCGATCGCTTTATCTAGTTCTAATCCTCCTGTGTCACCCATAATTCCCTTACTTGGTCATTTAGGATTACTCTTACTAGCAGCAGCAATTTTATCTTTAGGAATGTTTATTTCCTCATTGACAGACAGTACAATTTTAGCGGCTGTCCTTACCTTTGCCCTCGTCATTTTGCTGTTATTCATTGATTTAATCGCTAAAGTTATTCCTGGTCCAATGGGTGAAGCCATAAGTCACCTATCCCTTCTTAAACATTACAACACCTTGATCCAAGGAATTTTTGATACTAGCGGCTTAATTTTATTTGCCAGTTACATTATCTTAGGTATTTTTCTTACAGCCCAATCCATTGACGCACTCCGCTTCCAACGTCAGTAG
- the pabB gene encoding aminodeoxychorismate synthase component I, with product MKNQLVIHDAKLKHWLCFQNPDEIIRADSIEQVVPKLQLVNDLIAKHQMYAAGFISYEASSAFDSVLETHYPSEFPLLWFGLYQKPEIIDLPKPALPTEYQLNWTPSVSEAEYHQAITKIKEYIALGETYQVNYTLRLNTPFSGDYWEFFLKLVQAQKADYGAYVDIDNFAICSASPELFFRLDDNCLTSLPMKGTAARGLTLVADHDIANQLHFSEKNRAENVMIVDMIRNDMGRIANINTVKVPSLFNVEKYPTVWQMTSTVTAKTTASISDIMGALFPCASITGAPKARTMQIIQKLENTPRRIYTGCIGFISPQRQAQFNVAIRTVLIDKKNNQAEYGVGGGIVWDSVSSDEYQECQIKAQVLTLNQPDFSLLETILWQPNDGYFVLDYHLQRLQTSAIYFNFNININSLKTQLDKLTKSFANQAYKVRLLLDSHGEMTYQTMSLSPVNNEKFVKLGMCCTPVDSTNIFLYHKTTNRQVYEIAKAAFPDCDDVLLWNERNEITETCIGNIVVDLHGELLTPPVKCGLLAGTFRADLLEQGKIKEEIITVEMLKSSDRIYIINSVQKWREAVLISD from the coding sequence ATGAAAAATCAATTAGTAATTCATGATGCTAAATTAAAGCATTGGCTTTGTTTTCAAAATCCCGATGAAATTATTAGGGCTGATAGTATTGAGCAAGTTGTTCCCAAATTGCAACTTGTAAATGATTTAATTGCCAAGCATCAAATGTATGCAGCAGGTTTTATTAGTTATGAAGCCTCATCGGCTTTTGATTCCGTATTAGAAACTCATTATCCTAGTGAATTTCCCTTACTTTGGTTTGGACTATATCAGAAACCAGAAATTATTGATTTACCAAAACCAGCTTTACCTACAGAATATCAACTCAATTGGACACCTTCAGTTAGTGAAGCAGAATATCATCAAGCCATTACTAAAATTAAAGAATATATTGCCTTGGGGGAAACTTATCAAGTCAATTACACATTACGCCTAAATACGCCCTTTAGTGGTGATTATTGGGAATTTTTTCTCAAATTAGTCCAAGCGCAAAAAGCAGATTATGGGGCTTATGTTGATATTGATAACTTTGCTATTTGTTCTGCTTCCCCTGAACTATTTTTTCGTCTTGATGATAATTGTTTAACCTCTCTTCCCATGAAGGGGACAGCAGCCAGAGGTTTAACATTAGTAGCAGATCATGATATTGCTAATCAACTACATTTTTCCGAAAAAAATAGAGCCGAAAATGTGATGATTGTGGATATGATTCGTAATGATATGGGACGAATAGCTAATATTAATACTGTCAAAGTTCCTAGTTTATTTAATGTTGAAAAATATCCTACAGTTTGGCAAATGACATCTACTGTCACAGCTAAAACGACAGCTTCTATAAGTGACATTATGGGGGCATTATTTCCCTGTGCTTCTATTACCGGCGCACCTAAAGCCCGGACTATGCAAATTATCCAGAAGTTAGAAAATACACCGCGCCGCATTTATACTGGATGTATTGGTTTTATTAGTCCCCAACGTCAAGCTCAATTTAATGTTGCGATTCGGACTGTGTTAATTGATAAAAAAAATAATCAAGCAGAGTATGGAGTGGGGGGAGGAATTGTTTGGGATTCTGTGAGTAGTGACGAATATCAAGAATGTCAGATTAAAGCCCAAGTTCTCACCCTAAATCAACCAGATTTTTCACTTTTAGAAACAATATTATGGCAACCTAATGATGGTTATTTTGTTTTAGATTATCATTTACAACGGTTGCAAACTTCAGCAATTTACTTTAATTTTAATATTAATATAAATAGCTTGAAAACTCAACTTGATAAATTAACAAAATCATTTGCAAATCAAGCTTATAAAGTGCGGTTGTTGTTAGATTCTCATGGTGAGATGACATATCAAACTATGTCTTTATCTCCTGTGAATAATGAGAAATTTGTCAAACTAGGTATGTGTTGCACACCTGTTGACTCTACTAATATATTTTTGTATCATAAAACGACTAATCGCCAAGTTTATGAAATAGCAAAAGCTGCTTTTCCTGATTGTGATGATGTTTTATTGTGGAATGAAAGAAATGAAATCACAGAAACCTGTATTGGTAATATTGTGGTAGATTTACATGGGGAATTATTGACACCTCCGGTAAAATGTGGTTTGTTAGCAGGGACTTTTCGCGCTGATTTACTTGAGCAAGGTAAAATCAAAGAAGAGATTATTACGGTGGAAATGTTAAAGTCTAGCGATCGCATCTATATAATTAACTCAGTGCAAAAATGGCGAGAAGCAGTTTTAATTTCTGACTAA
- a CDS encoding DUF4340 domain-containing protein: MKLPKTTLILILLALGLGGFVYFHEIKNKTQQTAIKTQKQKIFSFTAADVQSLTIKIKDTTLQIEKRNTSEKPQWEIKSPISALANDAIVAYLMDLLVEGKTERTVSVTPTELSEFGLDKPVATIDVKLKNQQSHQLILGKGDFNNQFLYAQADGNKNMNLLLVSKDFVNAVNRDLSEWKQTPEKMDIQPLPGLPKLTPTNR, from the coding sequence ATGAAATTACCAAAAACGACTTTAATTTTAATACTTTTAGCCCTGGGCTTAGGTGGTTTTGTTTACTTTCATGAAATTAAAAATAAAACTCAGCAAACAGCAATAAAAACCCAAAAACAGAAAATTTTCTCTTTTACGGCTGCTGATGTTCAATCTTTAACGATTAAAATTAAGGATACCACATTACAAATAGAAAAAAGAAATACATCTGAAAAACCCCAATGGGAAATCAAATCTCCCATATCAGCACTAGCAAATGATGCAATTGTTGCTTATTTAATGGATTTGTTAGTTGAGGGAAAAACTGAAAGAACAGTATCAGTTACACCCACTGAATTATCAGAATTTGGTTTAGATAAACCTGTAGCCACTATTGATGTTAAACTGAAAAATCAACAAAGCCATCAATTGATTTTAGGTAAAGGTGATTTTAATAATCAATTTTTATATGCTCAAGCTGATGGTAACAAAAATATGAACCTGTTATTAGTTTCTAAGGATTTTGTGAACGCAGTTAATCGAGACCTATCTGAATGGAAGCAAACACCAGAAAAAATGGATATACAGCCATTACCTGGTCTTCCGAAACTAACTCCTACAAATAGGTAA
- a CDS encoding ABC transporter ATP-binding protein has protein sequence MIEVEHLSKIYGSTTAITDVTFSVEPGEILGFLGPNGAGKTTTMRILAGYLPATSGTAKIAGYDVHDHSLLVRQQIGYLPETPPLYPEMTVEGFLHFVARIKGVSSGDRGAKVTAAINRCNLEDKRRVIIRKLSKGYRQRVGIAQAIVHDPPAIILDEPTVGLDPRQIIEVRNLIKSLAGTHTIILSTHILPEVSMTCSRVAIINRGQIVATNTPENLMTQLTGGAGYELEIGGEDALAKQMLQNISGVSSVELMPNHQQLSENHTCLRVILQPGIDPGKEITAALIRAEFDLYEMRRINATLEDVFLELTTAEKNLPMEITSEIEEGEIV, from the coding sequence ATGATTGAAGTTGAGCATCTGAGTAAAATTTATGGTTCGACAACAGCAATTACTGATGTTACCTTTAGCGTTGAACCAGGGGAAATTTTGGGGTTTTTGGGGCCTAATGGGGCTGGTAAAACTACAACCATGCGAATTTTAGCCGGTTATTTACCTGCAACTAGTGGAACAGCGAAGATTGCGGGTTATGATGTCCATGATCATTCTCTGTTGGTGCGGCAGCAGATTGGTTATTTACCGGAAACACCACCGTTATATCCAGAGATGACTGTAGAAGGATTTTTACACTTTGTCGCCCGGATTAAGGGGGTTTCTTCAGGAGATCGCGGGGCAAAGGTAACAGCAGCTATCAACCGCTGCAACTTAGAAGATAAACGCCGAGTTATTATTCGTAAACTTTCTAAAGGCTACCGGCAAAGAGTGGGAATTGCCCAGGCGATCGTTCATGATCCCCCAGCTATCATTCTTGATGAACCTACAGTTGGTCTTGATCCTCGACAAATTATCGAAGTACGGAACTTAATCAAAAGTTTAGCAGGAACACACACCATTATTTTGTCTACTCATATTCTCCCAGAAGTGAGCATGACTTGTAGCAGAGTTGCCATTATTAATCGTGGGCAAATAGTTGCAACTAATACCCCAGAGAATTTGATGACACAATTAACAGGTGGGGCAGGATATGAATTAGAAATCGGTGGTGAAGACGCTTTAGCTAAACAAATGCTGCAAAATATATCCGGTGTGAGTTCAGTAGAATTAATGCCTAACCATCAGCAATTATCAGAAAATCATACTTGCCTCCGGGTAATATTACAGCCAGGAATAGATCCAGGAAAGGAAATTACAGCGGCTTTAATTAGGGCTGAATTTGATTTATATGAAATGCGGCGAATAAATGCCACACTAGAAGATGTTTTCTTAGAATTAACTACAGCAGAAAAGAATTTACCAATGGAAATAACTTCAGAAATTGAAGAAGGAGAAATTGTCTAA
- the purU gene encoding formyltetrahydrofolate deformylase: protein MTKQTATLLISCPDQRGLVAKFANFIYANGGNITHADQHTDFEARLFLTRIEWQLKGFNLPKDVIATAFNAIAQPLNAKWELHFSDTLPRIAIWVSRQDHCLFDLIWRYRAKEFHAEIPLIMSNHPDLQPVAAQFGIDYHYLPINKENKQEQEIKQLELLHQYKIDLVVLAKYMQIVSADFIEKFPQIINIHHSFLPAFIGANPYHRAFERGVKIIGATAHYATADLDAGPIIEQDVVRVSHRDEVDDLIRKGKDLERIVLARAVRLHLRNRVLVYGNRTVVFE from the coding sequence ATGACAAAACAAACAGCAACTTTATTAATTTCTTGTCCAGATCAACGGGGCTTAGTAGCGAAATTTGCAAATTTCATCTATGCTAATGGTGGTAATATTACCCATGCAGATCAACATACAGACTTTGAAGCTAGATTATTTCTGACTCGCATAGAATGGCAATTAAAAGGATTTAATTTACCAAAAGATGTAATTGCTACCGCTTTTAATGCGATCGCTCAACCTTTAAATGCAAAATGGGAATTACACTTTTCTGATACTCTTCCCCGGATTGCTATTTGGGTAAGTCGTCAAGATCATTGTTTATTTGATTTAATTTGGAGATATCGCGCTAAAGAATTTCATGCAGAAATTCCTTTAATTATGAGTAATCACCCTGATTTACAACCAGTAGCGGCACAATTTGGCATTGATTACCATTACCTACCCATAAATAAAGAAAATAAGCAAGAACAGGAAATTAAACAACTAGAATTACTGCATCAATACAAAATTGATTTAGTAGTCTTGGCAAAATATATGCAAATAGTTAGTGCCGATTTTATTGAAAAATTCCCACAAATCATTAATATTCATCATTCATTTTTACCAGCGTTTATAGGTGCTAATCCCTATCATCGCGCCTTTGAAAGAGGTGTAAAAATTATTGGTGCAACAGCCCATTATGCTACTGCTGACTTAGATGCAGGACCAATTATTGAACAGGATGTGGTGCGGGTAAGTCATCGAGATGAGGTAGATGATTTAATCAGAAAAGGGAAAGATTTAGAAAGAATTGTGTTAGCAAGAGCGGTAAGATTGCATTTACGAAATCGTGTTTTAGTTTATGGAAATAGGACAGTAGTTTTTGAGTAA